AACCCGAGCAAATTATTCCAATTGTTTATTTTAAAGATTCTCAAGAAAAAAATTACTATTTATTTTCATCACTAACGCCTGATATGTTCGCCTATTTTGGCGAACTGGGAAGAGTTTGGCCGATATCAATTCTTGATGATAAATTATTAAAGAATGATGTTAATGGCTTTGAGATGGATGACGGGGAATCTCCAGATGGTCTTACATTTTATCCAAGTTCATATGGCTTTGATTCCTTATCGGTTACCTTCATGTGTATCGACAAGAGCGTATATGAATTTTATCAACAAGCTATTAAACAGATCAATAACAATGGACAGGCCTACTCCCCTGCTCCATCAACACCTAAGGGCAATATCACAAACCAAGCAATCGGTATTTTTAGAGCCGTAAGCATAAAACGGGCTGTCATTAAGTGGTAGTTTCCAAAGTAATCCACTCCAGATAAGCAAGGTCAAAAAAGGCTGCATAATAAATTCAAAAAAGCGGTAAAAGTTTCTCACTCATACCGCTTTTTAATTTATTCTTTAAGTTGTTTTATGACAAAATAAAATGATAACCCTATACCCATCAGGCAGCCCAAAATGGTAAACCATGGAGTTTGGCTTGCAATTCGCTCGTCGAGTTTTACCCCTGCAAACGCAAATACGCCTATAACGGCTATCATTTGAAAACCCATGCCCGAGTAACGGGCATAACTACGCAACAACGCTTTCCGCTTTTCGTTCGTTGAGTTTTCCATTGTCATCTTTATTGGTTGTTAATTTAACTTCGGAGCCCATATTACATTTACCGGTAAAAATTGCTCCTGATTCAATCACCATTTTGTTCGTGTTAATGTCACCCATCAACTTACTGGTAGATTTCAAAAACAATAATTCACTCACTTTAATATCACCCTGTAAAGTTCCTGAAATATCAGCATTTGCACAAACTATACTGCCATCCACCAGTCCAGAATTTCCTATAACCACTTTGGCAGTTGAGTTTATGTTACCTTTCACAGTACCGTCAATGCGAATATCACCCTTGCTTACTACGTCACCCACTATAGTTGTTCCTGCTCCAATAAGATTTATTGAGCCGTACACAGCCTCTTCGGCTTGTTGTGTTTTGTCTTTT
Above is a window of Solitalea lacus DNA encoding:
- a CDS encoding bactofilin family protein, with the translated sequence MFKKDKTQQAEEAVYGSINLIGAGTTIVGDVVSKGDIRIDGTVKGNINSTAKVVIGNSGLVDGSIVCANADISGTLQGDIKVSELLFLKSTSKLMGDINTNKMVIESGAIFTGKCNMGSEVKLTTNKDDNGKLNERKAESVVA
- a CDS encoding AtpZ/AtpI family protein; protein product: MENSTNEKRKALLRSYARYSGMGFQMIAVIGVFAFAGVKLDERIASQTPWFTILGCLMGIGLSFYFVIKQLKE